A window of Campylobacter cuniculorum DSM 23162 = LMG 24588 contains these coding sequences:
- a CDS encoding type II toxin-antitoxin system HicB family antitoxin gives MLLNVIIEKDKHGYFARILELEGCVSQGNTYEEALNNIKEAGELYLESLENEEKRMIENKTTSIVPMVLANA, from the coding sequence ATGTTGTTAAATGTTATTATTGAAAAAGATAAACATGGATATTTTGCTCGTATTTTAGAGCTTGAGGGCTGTGTTTCACAGGGCAATACTTATGAAGAGGCTTTAAATAACATAAAAGAAGCAGGAGAGCTTTATTTAGAAAGCCTTGAAAATGAAGAAAAAAGAATGATTGAAAATAAAACAACCTCAATCGTTCCTATGGTTTTAGCTAATGCCTGA
- a CDS encoding type II toxin-antitoxin system HicA family toxin, producing MPELPRITAKEAEKLLLQNGFLLERQKGSHRIYKKYSHRMVIPHHSGEILHPKIIKELFEMIEKTKDD from the coding sequence ATGCCTGAATTACCCAGAATAACCGCAAAAGAAGCAGAAAAGCTCTTATTGCAAAATGGCTTTTTACTTGAGAGACAAAAGGGCAGTCATAGAATCTATAAAAAATATTCTCATAGAATGGTTATTCCACATCATAGTGGAGAAATTTTACATCCAAAAATTATAAAAGAACTTTTTGAAATGATTGAAAAAACAAAAGATGATTAA
- a CDS encoding Panacea domain-containing protein, whose amino-acid sequence MKAQKIANAFLNKVPIEAVENGEGLHKIKLQKLLFFAQEEYLFRYEEPLFEEKIEAWQHGPVVREIWNEYANLPYYIIKNIPQKENIPQKAQEVIDFIWLKYGEKDSWYLSNLTYSYQIWEDKRKPEYLGRGELTCKEILEYKKECERNKAEARKYIDNIAKEFLC is encoded by the coding sequence ATGAAAGCACAAAAAATAGCTAATGCTTTTTTAAATAAAGTGCCTATAGAAGCTGTAGAAAATGGAGAAGGCTTACACAAGATCAAATTACAAAAGCTTTTATTCTTCGCACAAGAGGAATATCTCTTTAGATATGAAGAACCTTTATTTGAAGAGAAAATAGAAGCGTGGCAACATGGACCTGTTGTTAGGGAAATTTGGAATGAATATGCTAATTTACCCTATTATATTATAAAAAATATTCCTCAAAAAGAGAACATTCCTCAAAAAGCACAAGAAGTTATCGATTTTATATGGTTAAAATATGGAGAAAAAGACTCTTGGTATCTTAGCAATTTAACATATTCTTATCAAATTTGGGAAGACAAAAGAAAACCTGAATATTTAGGCAGAGGAGAACTGACTTGTAAAGAAATTTTAGAATACAAAAAAGAATGTGAGAGAAATAAGGCAGAAGCAAGAAAATATATTGATAATATTGCAAAAGAATTTCTATGTTGA
- a CDS encoding plasmid mobilization protein, producing the protein MSVLKNHFKDMSVEKKTKGRTKKTQGKRDKVYSFYCTEEELKELNAKAEQRHLSLSEYFRMKIFD; encoded by the coding sequence ATGAGTGTTTTAAAAAATCATTTTAAAGATATGAGTGTGGAGAAAAAGACAAAGGGCAGGACTAAAAAAACGCAAGGAAAAAGAGACAAGGTTTATTCTTTTTATTGCACAGAAGAAGAGCTTAAAGAACTTAATGCTAAGGCTGAACAAAGGCATTTGAGTCTGTCAGAATATTTTAGAATGAAAATTTTTGATTAG
- a CDS encoding ParA family protein, which yields MIIAVVNEKGGSGKTSLAINLACKLSDEGDKCALIDTDAQKSAKLWVELRKAEKKEQCFKYYDELNENIKGFDSVVIDTGGRDSKEMREALSKAHLVLIPTYPSQYDLAVLSNMIKLYENLHRENSRCFIVMNRAFTNACLKHKLKEFKELVRHKIKDKNIKILESVLYDREKVRVATTQGLGITQMQGYSKAKKDFEEFFAELLEEYNKD from the coding sequence ATGATTATTGCGGTAGTTAATGAGAAAGGCGGCAGTGGAAAGACAAGTTTAGCCATTAATTTAGCTTGTAAATTAAGCGATGAGGGTGATAAATGTGCTTTGATTGATACAGACGCACAAAAGAGTGCTAAGTTATGGGTTGAACTAAGAAAGGCAGAAAAGAAAGAACAATGTTTTAAGTATTATGATGAGCTTAATGAAAACATTAAAGGCTTTGATAGTGTTGTGATTGATACAGGCGGACGCGATTCTAAGGAAATGAGAGAGGCTCTAAGTAAAGCACATCTTGTATTAATCCCTACTTATCCCTCACAATATGACTTGGCTGTTTTAAGTAATATGATTAAGCTTTATGAGAATTTGCACAGAGAGAATTCGCGTTGTTTTATTGTGATGAATAGAGCCTTTACAAATGCTTGTTTGAAACATAAGCTTAAGGAATTTAAAGAACTTGTTAGGCATAAGATTAAAGATAAAAACATTAAAATTTTAGAAAGTGTGCTTTATGATAGAGAAAAGGTTAGAGTAGCAACAACGCAGGGCTTAGGTATCACACAAATGCAAGGGTATAGCAAAGCTAAAAAGGATTTTGAGGAGTTTTTTGCGGAATTATTAGAGGAATATAATAAAGATTAA
- a CDS encoding site-specific integrase: MKNLPKNKNIYIYGKKIYIDYFKKGKRIRKSTGLNYSALSFAFVRNHYDLFLEENIKDLQEKYYELEQQQRNSFKQNPSIPNTFDQISQILLKEKSFLKANTNHTYSSLRKTILSFLEKHNIFYLDDFKREHSFLFLENLKEQNLKPKTITSLCFFLKNIFDYALENEALIKNPFFIPKMKQSLNLQKTHFKIFSLNEMIHLIKHSQGDLRLFLILAFFTGARTGEILALQYKDLDFQKNEIHIFKSLSVAGIIDTPKTKSSQRVIDMLELIKEELLPLKQKHSLQDFIIKSKRTSLMRQFYRLLENLNYEKRRLYDTRHSFASLMLSQGEEPMWVGCKMLGHKDLNETFRTYAKYLPKEVTHRATFLRGIKLT, from the coding sequence ATGAAAAACCTTCCTAAAAATAAAAATATCTATATTTATGGTAAAAAAATTTATATTGATTATTTCAAAAAAGGGAAAAGGATTAGAAAATCTACAGGACTAAATTATTCCGCTCTAAGCTTTGCTTTTGTAAGAAATCATTATGATTTATTTTTAGAAGAAAACATAAAAGATTTACAAGAAAAATATTATGAATTAGAACAACAACAAAGAAATTCTTTCAAACAAAACCCATCCATACCAAATACTTTTGACCAAATCAGCCAAATCTTACTTAAAGAAAAATCTTTCTTAAAAGCAAATACAAATCATACTTATTCAAGTCTAAGAAAGACCATACTCTCTTTTTTAGAAAAACATAATATTTTCTATTTGGATGATTTTAAAAGAGAACACAGCTTTCTATTTTTAGAAAACCTCAAAGAACAAAATTTAAAGCCCAAAACCATTACCTCTCTTTGCTTTTTCTTAAAGAACATATTTGATTATGCTTTAGAAAATGAAGCTCTTATCAAAAATCCCTTTTTCATCCCTAAAATGAAACAAAGCCTTAATCTCCAAAAAACACATTTTAAAATCTTTAGCTTGAATGAAATGATACATCTTATCAAACATTCTCAAGGAGATTTAAGACTTTTTTTGATTTTAGCTTTTTTTACAGGTGCTCGAACAGGTGAGATTTTAGCCCTACAATATAAAGACCTTGATTTTCAAAAGAATGAAATCCATATCTTTAAAAGTCTTTCTGTTGCAGGTATCATTGATACCCCTAAGACTAAATCCTCTCAAAGAGTCATTGATATGTTAGAACTCATCAAAGAGGAATTATTACCACTCAAACAAAAACATTCTTTACAAGATTTTATCATTAAGAGTAAAAGAACTTCATTGATGAGACAATTTTATCGCTTATTAGAAAATTTAAATTATGAAAAAAGGAGATTGTATGATACAAGGCATTCATTTGCAAGTTTAATGCTCTCTCAAGGTGAAGAGCCTATGTGGGTTGGTTGTAAGATGTTAGGACATAAGGACTTGA